A single Hyperolius riggenbachi isolate aHypRig1 chromosome 12, aHypRig1.pri, whole genome shotgun sequence DNA region contains:
- the LOC137541432 gene encoding cAMP-dependent protein kinase catalytic subunit-like: MGSSGRKKLDAYKRLEEDKEVEEERETKRENATMTTLHRVAAFMRNARDRIVRLVRGSTTQRHSPPHGRSHKTSKIEENHERAKRCDKDSESCKRKRSEEKAGPSKRFRKLTGTQKRKRSEMDSGPKTENSKRIRMDSDMEAQDSVTLEASSVPLTADQFTFHHVLGEGAFGQVLLATDAVRQERVAIKVLKKRMLLRCQEYLDEGQYLAITSQSPFLIHGYGAFHTDNYIFYVMELATGQTLFDYLGTNLDFKTLQFISAELVCGIQFLHSKGIIHRDLKEDNIMLTADGHIKITDFGLAVKKTKYMTEAMDWYALGVMLYHLIKGDYSSMSPTWADEPWAREELQLETKPSYQGHEDQTADFLQKLLRQNRSQQLGVHGDIRSHPFFSDINWKEVETGILPSPIAVQQHCPQQDEDDAILPFYTVRGIVPLAPEDQVVFTDVPFVCPAWASSYHTAPMHPDVRPPQE, from the coding sequence ATGGGCTCTAGTGGAAGAAAGAAGCTGGACGCATACAAGCGCCTGGAGGAGGACAAAGAGgtagaagaggagagagagactaaGAGGGAAAATGCTACAATGACCACTCTGCACAGAGTTGCTGCCTTCATGAGAAATGCTCGTGACCGCATTGTTAGACTGGTGCGTGGATCTACTACCCAACGCCATAGCCCTCCTCATGGTCGGTCACATAAGACATCAAAGATCGAAGAAAACCATGAAAGGGCAAAGAGATGCGACAAGGACAGTGAATCCTGTAAAAGAAAAAGATCTGAAGAAAAGGCTGGACCAAGCAAGAGATTCAGAAAACTTACTGGAACTCAAAAAAGGAAAAGATCAGAAATGGACAGTGGCCCTAAAACAGAGAATAGCAAGAGAATCAGGATGGACAGCGACATGGAGGCTCAAGACAGTGTAACCCTTGAGGCCTCCTCTGTTCCTTTAACAGCAGACCAATTCACCTTCCATCATGTTCTTGGAGAAGGAGCTTTCGGTCAGGTTCTGCTTGCAACAGATGCAGTACGTCAAGAACGTGTTGCCATCAAGGTTCTCAAAAAGAGAATGCTCCTAAGATGTCAGGAATACTTAGATGAGGGACAATATCTGGCAATCACTAGCCAGAGCCCCTTCCTCATTCATGGTTATGGAGCATTTCACACTGACAACTACATCTTCTATGTCATGGAGCTGGCCACAGGACAGACCCTTTTTGACTACCTGGGTACAAACCTGGATTTCAAGACTCTCCAATTCATTTCAGCAGAGCTTGTTTGTGGCATCCAGTTCCTACACAGCAAAGGAATCATTCACCGAGATCTGAAAGAGGATAACATCATGCTAACTGCAGATGGACATATCAAAATCACGGATTTCGGACTAGCTGTGAAGAAAACAAAATATATGACCGAAGCAATGGACTGGTATGCACTGGGTGTCATGCTATACCACCTGATTAAAGGAGACTACTCGAGCATGTCACCCACATGGGCCGATGAGCCATGGGCAAGGGAGGAGCTACAACTAGAAACAAAGCCTTCCTACCAAGGGCATGAAGATCAAACCGCTGACTTTTTACAAAAGCTTCTGCGTCAAAACAGgagccaacagctgggagtccatggtgacatcaGAAGCCATCCATTCTTTTCTGATATTAACTGGAAAGAGGTGGAGACTGGCATCCTGCCGTCACCAATTGCAGTGCAACAACACTGCCCACAGCAAGATGAGGACGATGCAATTCTGCCCTTTTATACTGTAAGAGGCATCGTTCCACTTGCACCAGAGGACCAGGTCGTGTTCACTGACGTCCCGTTTGTGTGCCCTGCATGGGCTTCCAGCTACCACACTGCTCCCATGCACCCAGATGTCAGGCCACCCCAAGAATAA